One genomic segment of Vulgatibacter sp. includes these proteins:
- a CDS encoding diguanylate cyclase translates to MPRILVVDDTRSAQEELVRLLAGAGHQTDAVGDGLAAVKAARSEPFDLVVLDLVLPGLDGLQVLRMIKQHASEDDHLPVLLTSVRGDVASRVEGLRLGADDFLARPFDGQELLARVDGLLRIKAMHDRIAGAKRELERLSSTDSLTGLYNHRFLERRLREEFLRAQRYRNELALAVIDLDHFKQVNDGYGHLAGDEVLREFAQLLREEVRETDFIARYGGEEFVMLLPETALDGAAAVLRRVQEEMAGRRFGAPYASLQVTCSAGIALFPGAGIQSPEELLRCADNALYEAKRTGRNRFCCYGMAS, encoded by the coding sequence GCATTCTCGTCGTCGACGACACACGGTCCGCACAGGAAGAGCTCGTGCGCCTCCTGGCAGGCGCGGGTCACCAGACCGACGCGGTCGGAGACGGCCTCGCTGCCGTCAAGGCGGCGCGTTCCGAGCCCTTCGATCTGGTGGTGCTCGACCTCGTCCTGCCCGGCCTCGACGGCCTGCAGGTGCTGCGGATGATCAAGCAGCACGCCTCCGAGGACGACCACCTGCCGGTGCTCCTCACCTCGGTGCGCGGCGACGTGGCCTCCCGGGTCGAGGGCCTGCGCCTCGGCGCCGACGATTTCCTCGCCAGGCCCTTCGACGGGCAGGAGCTGCTCGCCCGCGTCGACGGGCTCCTCCGGATCAAGGCGATGCACGATCGCATCGCCGGGGCAAAGCGCGAGCTGGAGCGCCTCTCCTCCACCGACAGCCTCACCGGCCTCTACAACCACCGCTTCCTCGAGCGGCGGCTCCGCGAGGAATTCCTCCGGGCGCAGCGCTACCGCAACGAGCTCGCGCTGGCGGTGATCGATCTCGATCACTTCAAGCAGGTGAACGACGGCTACGGCCACCTCGCCGGCGACGAGGTCCTCCGCGAGTTTGCGCAGCTGTTGCGGGAGGAGGTCCGCGAGACCGACTTCATCGCGCGCTACGGCGGCGAGGAGTTCGTGATGCTCCTGCCCGAGACGGCGCTCGACGGCGCGGCGGCGGTGCTGCGCCGGGTGCAGGAGGAGATGGCGGGCCGCCGTTTCGGCGCGCCCTACGCCTCGCTCCAGGTGACCTGCAGCGCCGGGATCGCGCTCTTTCCTGGCGCGGGGATCCAGAGCCCCGAGGAGCTGCTGCGCTGCGCCGACAACGCGCTCTACGAGGCGAAGCGCACGGGCCGCAACCGCTTCTGCTGCTACGGCATGGCTTCCTGA
- a CDS encoding N,N-dimethylformamidase beta subunit family domain-containing protein: MRPQLPALVLALLAACSDPKLVDSPPLQQAPSDPPLVRPEVRPPAPPALPAVDPPRGSPVRHNPIPEENALPGDPTWDDTYDAWNRQIEGYASRATAEAGDVVEVKLHASAARTASWRLYRFGWYGGDGARLVAEGGPVEVEPQPPCPPDATTGLVRCDWETAFSFTVQQAWVSGLYAIRMERDDGYTRFIPLVITDDRRADLLFQAAVTTYQAYNTWGGTSLYADATGTLPLGRATHVGFDRPYDGDQGTGQLLRYEVHMARFLERHGYDVTYATNLDLHARGPSLLGRRGAYLSVGHDEYWSGEMRDAVEIARDRGTDLLFFSANTAYWKVRFEEFAAPNNPRVMVCYKGRSGDDPVQHDVTARFRDPEVDRPENGLLGVMYESWSLLSAPFVVGDADAFLFEGTGLRDGDVLQRLVGYEYDRTFDNGATPQGFTVLARSPTLDAEGKPGLSETGWYEAPSGALVFSSGTIEWAHGLGKPGLADPRVERMTANVIERALGIPVPRGVGEGPLPEEADPEGPFAAAVRTVVTGLEAPSSVVELPDGSLAVAEPRQHRILHVGPAPQRRVSVLAGDGQLSNNPAYDGVPGAQARFFSPTAVIADENGDVIVADTYNHCIRKILNDPQRTVITVAGSMGQRGSADGAGDEARFFLPMGLAIDPLTSDILVADAGNHRIRAIERGSWQVRTVAGTVGGDVDGPALTARFSYPTAVAAREDGTIYAVASGNAKLVSVARGVDRQVTTLAGGRVGWLDGPGTVALLAPQAGLLWDGEALLLSEPTNYRIRRVVPGASAATTEVGTFAGSGRSGLVDGAAFDASLPLPLGLALGADGTIYVADGANGAIRAIEPQEAMP; encoded by the coding sequence ATGCGCCCACAGCTGCCCGCACTCGTTCTCGCGCTGCTCGCAGCCTGCAGCGATCCGAAGCTGGTCGATTCCCCGCCGCTGCAGCAGGCGCCGTCGGACCCGCCGCTGGTGCGGCCCGAGGTCCGGCCACCGGCGCCGCCCGCCCTGCCGGCGGTCGATCCCCCGCGGGGATCGCCGGTGCGCCACAACCCGATCCCCGAGGAGAACGCGCTGCCGGGCGATCCCACGTGGGACGACACCTACGACGCCTGGAACCGGCAGATCGAGGGCTACGCCAGCAGGGCCACCGCCGAGGCCGGCGACGTGGTGGAGGTGAAGCTCCACGCGAGCGCGGCCCGCACCGCGAGCTGGCGGCTCTACCGCTTCGGCTGGTACGGCGGCGACGGCGCCAGGCTGGTGGCGGAAGGCGGACCGGTGGAGGTGGAGCCGCAGCCCCCCTGCCCCCCCGACGCGACCACGGGGCTGGTGCGCTGCGATTGGGAGACGGCCTTCTCCTTCACCGTGCAGCAGGCGTGGGTCTCGGGGCTCTACGCGATCCGGATGGAGCGGGACGATGGCTACACCCGCTTCATCCCCCTGGTGATCACCGACGACCGCCGGGCGGATCTGCTCTTCCAGGCGGCGGTCACCACCTACCAGGCCTACAACACCTGGGGCGGCACCTCGCTCTACGCCGACGCGACCGGGACGCTGCCGCTGGGCCGCGCCACCCACGTCGGCTTCGACCGGCCCTACGACGGCGATCAGGGCACCGGGCAGCTCTTGCGCTACGAGGTGCACATGGCGCGCTTCCTCGAGCGCCATGGCTACGACGTGACCTACGCCACCAACCTCGATCTCCACGCCCGGGGCCCCTCGCTCCTCGGGCGCCGCGGCGCCTATCTCTCGGTGGGGCACGACGAGTACTGGTCCGGCGAGATGCGCGACGCGGTCGAGATCGCCCGCGACCGCGGCACCGACCTGCTCTTCTTCAGCGCCAACACCGCCTATTGGAAGGTGCGCTTCGAGGAATTCGCTGCGCCGAACAACCCGCGGGTGATGGTCTGCTACAAGGGCCGAAGCGGCGACGACCCCGTGCAGCACGACGTCACCGCCCGCTTCCGCGATCCCGAGGTCGACCGGCCGGAGAACGGGCTCCTCGGCGTGATGTACGAGTCGTGGTCGCTGCTGAGCGCGCCCTTCGTCGTCGGCGACGCCGACGCCTTCCTCTTCGAGGGGACGGGGCTCCGGGACGGCGACGTGCTCCAGCGGCTCGTCGGCTACGAATACGACCGCACCTTCGACAACGGCGCCACGCCGCAGGGCTTCACCGTGCTCGCGCGCTCCCCCACCCTCGACGCGGAGGGAAAACCCGGCCTCTCCGAGACGGGCTGGTACGAGGCGCCCTCGGGCGCGCTGGTCTTCTCGAGCGGAACGATCGAGTGGGCCCACGGGCTGGGCAAGCCCGGCCTCGCCGATCCGCGGGTGGAGCGGATGACCGCCAACGTGATCGAGCGGGCGCTGGGGATCCCGGTGCCGCGGGGCGTGGGTGAGGGGCCGCTTCCCGAAGAAGCCGATCCGGAAGGCCCCTTCGCCGCAGCGGTGCGGACGGTGGTGACGGGCCTCGAGGCCCCCTCCTCGGTGGTGGAGCTCCCCGACGGCAGCCTCGCCGTGGCGGAGCCGCGGCAGCACCGGATCCTCCACGTGGGGCCGGCGCCGCAGCGAAGGGTGAGCGTGCTCGCCGGCGACGGCCAGCTCTCCAACAACCCGGCCTACGACGGCGTACCCGGCGCGCAAGCGCGCTTCTTCTCGCCCACCGCGGTGATCGCCGACGAGAACGGTGACGTGATCGTCGCCGACACCTACAACCACTGCATCCGGAAGATCCTGAACGATCCGCAGCGCACGGTGATCACCGTCGCCGGATCGATGGGCCAGCGCGGCAGCGCCGACGGCGCCGGCGACGAGGCGCGCTTCTTCCTGCCGATGGGTCTCGCCATCGATCCGCTGACCAGCGACATCCTCGTCGCCGATGCGGGCAACCACCGGATCCGCGCCATCGAGCGCGGCTCGTGGCAGGTGCGCACGGTGGCGGGCACGGTGGGCGGCGACGTGGACGGCCCCGCGCTCACCGCGCGCTTCAGCTATCCCACCGCGGTGGCGGCGCGGGAGGACGGGACGATCTACGCGGTGGCGAGCGGCAACGCGAAGCTGGTGTCCGTCGCCCGCGGTGTCGATCGGCAGGTGACCACGCTGGCCGGCGGCAGGGTCGGCTGGCTCGACGGGCCGGGAACGGTGGCCCTCCTCGCGCCGCAGGCAGGACTCCTCTGGGACGGCGAGGCGCTCCTCCTCTCGGAACCGACCAACTACCGGATCCGCCGCGTGGTGCCGGGAGCCAGCGCAGCCACGACGGAGGTGGGGACCTTCGCCGGCTCCGGCCGCTCGGGGCTGGTGGACGGCGCCGCGTTCGATGCGTCGCTGCCGCTACCGCTCGGGCTCGCCCTGGGAGCGGACGGCACGATCTACGTTGCCGACGGGGCCAACGGCGCAATCCGCGCCATCGAGCCTCAGGAAGCCATGCCGTAG
- a CDS encoding replication-associated recombination protein A, with the protein MPAPGPAGTEPAAPLAERMRPTGLDEIVGQKHLIGEGHLLRRAIERDEVPSMILWGPPGSGKTTLARVIAEATKSAFVPFSAVLGGVADVRAIIAEAQERRRRGGGRTLLFVDEIHRFNKAQQDAFLPHVERGTVTLIGATTENPSFALNSALLSRARVYVLQALNEDDLHELLERALRDESRGLGTLHLEEEPEAIRHLAQAAFGDARRALSALEVAAASAAARPDRKLTLADAEEAIARRSLLYDKAGEQHYDVVSAFIKSMRGSDPDAALYYAARMLEAGEDPRFVIRRMVIFAAEDVGLADPRALTVANDCRQAFEFVGWPEGWIPISMAICYLASAPKSNASYKAYGAAKADVNAHGPLPVPMHIRNAPTGLMKGLGYGKGYRYPHDYPGHHVAEQYLPEKLLGRTYYEPSDQGLERQIGERLRHLREKIREGQDE; encoded by the coding sequence ATGCCGGCGCCTGGCCCGGCGGGGACCGAGCCGGCAGCGCCCCTCGCCGAGCGGATGCGCCCCACCGGCCTCGACGAGATCGTCGGGCAGAAGCACCTCATCGGCGAGGGCCACCTCCTGCGCCGGGCGATCGAGCGGGACGAGGTCCCCTCGATGATCCTCTGGGGCCCGCCGGGAAGCGGGAAGACCACGCTGGCGCGGGTGATCGCCGAGGCGACGAAGAGCGCCTTCGTTCCCTTCAGCGCCGTGCTCGGCGGCGTCGCCGACGTGCGTGCGATCATCGCCGAGGCGCAGGAGCGCAGGCGCCGGGGTGGCGGCCGCACGCTGCTCTTCGTCGACGAGATCCACCGCTTCAACAAGGCGCAGCAGGACGCGTTCCTCCCGCACGTCGAGCGGGGCACGGTGACCTTGATCGGCGCCACCACCGAGAACCCCTCCTTCGCCCTGAACTCGGCGCTCCTCTCCCGGGCCCGGGTCTACGTGCTCCAGGCGCTCAACGAGGACGATCTGCACGAGCTCCTCGAACGCGCGCTCCGCGACGAGTCCCGCGGCCTCGGCACGCTGCACCTCGAGGAAGAGCCCGAGGCGATCCGCCACCTCGCGCAGGCGGCCTTCGGCGACGCGCGCCGGGCCCTCTCCGCCCTCGAGGTCGCCGCTGCCTCCGCTGCGGCGCGGCCCGATCGCAAGCTCACCCTCGCCGACGCGGAGGAGGCGATCGCGCGGCGCTCGCTCCTCTACGACAAGGCAGGCGAGCAGCACTACGACGTCGTCTCCGCCTTCATCAAATCGATGCGGGGCAGCGATCCCGACGCGGCGCTCTACTACGCGGCGCGCATGCTCGAGGCAGGCGAGGATCCCCGCTTCGTGATCCGGCGCATGGTGATCTTCGCGGCGGAGGACGTGGGGCTCGCCGACCCGAGAGCCCTCACCGTCGCCAACGATTGCAGGCAGGCCTTCGAATTCGTGGGCTGGCCCGAGGGCTGGATCCCGATCTCGATGGCGATCTGCTACCTCGCCTCCGCCCCCAAATCGAACGCGAGCTACAAGGCCTACGGGGCCGCGAAGGCAGACGTGAACGCCCACGGCCCGCTGCCGGTGCCGATGCACATCCGCAACGCGCCCACCGGGCTGATGAAGGGGCTCGGCTACGGCAAGGGCTACCGCTACCCGCACGACTACCCCGGCCACCACGTCGCCGAGCAATACCTGCCCGAGAAACTCCTGGGCCGGACCTACTACGAGCCTTCGGATCAGGGGCTGGAGCGGCAGATCGGCGAGCGCCTCCGCCACCTGCGGGAAAAGATCCGCGAGGGGCAGGACGAATAG
- a CDS encoding NAD(+)/NADH kinase yields MPERHQRVGIIPRKSHPAALEAARQLCSWLGARGREVYLEDSIEGDYAGTRLGAAELRQTIDFLVVLGGDGTLIHAASVLAGKPIPIFGVNMGSLGFMTEIPVSEMLPALEEALEGRYAVSERMKLDAALYRGDGPPLVRQQVLNDVVISKGALARIADLDVSFDGKPVTLYKADGIIVATPTGSTAYSLSAGGPILYPSLDAVVLAPICPHTLTQRPIVVPPDRAIGIVLQSDNGEVFLTLDGQSGLAMERGDRVEVVRSADRVLLVNNPRLDYFSILRAKLRWGLR; encoded by the coding sequence ATGCCCGAGCGTCACCAGCGCGTGGGGATCATCCCGCGCAAGAGCCATCCCGCCGCCCTCGAAGCCGCCCGCCAGCTCTGTTCCTGGCTCGGCGCACGGGGGCGCGAGGTCTATCTCGAGGACTCGATCGAAGGCGACTATGCCGGGACGCGCCTGGGCGCAGCCGAGCTGCGGCAGACGATCGACTTCCTCGTGGTCCTCGGCGGAGACGGAACGTTGATCCACGCGGCCTCGGTCCTCGCCGGCAAACCGATCCCGATCTTCGGCGTCAACATGGGCTCCCTCGGCTTCATGACCGAGATCCCGGTGAGCGAGATGCTCCCGGCCCTCGAGGAGGCCCTCGAGGGACGCTACGCGGTGAGCGAGCGGATGAAGCTCGACGCGGCGCTCTACCGCGGCGACGGGCCGCCGCTGGTGCGGCAGCAGGTGCTGAACGACGTGGTGATCAGCAAGGGCGCGCTGGCCCGGATCGCCGATCTCGACGTCAGCTTCGACGGCAAGCCGGTCACCCTCTACAAGGCCGACGGGATCATCGTCGCCACCCCGACCGGCTCCACCGCCTACTCGCTCTCCGCCGGCGGGCCGATCCTCTACCCCTCCCTCGACGCCGTGGTGCTGGCGCCGATCTGCCCCCACACCCTGACCCAGCGGCCGATCGTGGTGCCGCCGGACCGGGCCATCGGGATCGTCCTCCAGTCGGACAACGGCGAGGTCTTCCTCACCCTCGACGGCCAGTCGGGCCTCGCGATGGAGCGGGGGGACCGGGTCGAGGTGGTGCGCTCCGCGGACCGGGTGCTCCTCGTCAACAACCCGCGCCTCGACTACTTCTCGATCCTCCGGGCCAAGCTGCGCTGGGGGCTGCGCTGA
- the recN gene encoding DNA repair protein RecN, with protein MLAALRIESLAILSSLEVRFDRGLNVLTGETGAGKSMLVDALALLLGGRADPGAIRAGCDEAVVEGLFVGTGLGERAAAHGLPAEGDELLVRRTISRNGRSRVHVNGALATVSLLGGLTRGLVDLCGQHEHISLLKRERHLELLDGYAGIEAARLAYERRYAELLRLIRERDELLAAAQERIRRREWLEFQLKELDEVAPEAGEDERLAEERRLLASTERLREVAASVENAIYAGEGAAADLVASALRRLEEAARLDERLTAPVQLLGSARAELDEAGRVLGRYASGLGGDPARLAEIDERLESLRRVARKHGGSLAAARERQAEMRGELERLGGEESRAGSLDETIERLGREVRADAARLSAERRAAAGRFGAAVGEELVRLGLGKASLGVGFSPAEGIVLDEEQVGPRGLEEAEFFFSANAGEEERPLVRAASGGELSRVLLALKRVLSHADPVGIWVFDEVDAGISGATGLVVGQMLRQIARERQVLCVTHLPQVAAHADVHLHVSKEVVGERTHGKVEVLGDGEARQRSLARMLSGSEERPAALAAAAELLETVRERPTRRRRRAA; from the coding sequence ATGCTGGCTGCGTTGCGAATCGAATCCCTGGCAATCCTCTCGTCCCTCGAGGTCCGCTTCGACCGGGGCTTGAACGTCCTCACCGGCGAGACCGGCGCCGGCAAATCGATGCTGGTGGACGCCCTGGCGCTGCTCCTCGGCGGGAGGGCCGACCCCGGCGCGATCCGGGCCGGCTGCGACGAGGCGGTGGTGGAGGGGCTCTTCGTGGGGACGGGCCTGGGGGAGCGGGCCGCTGCCCACGGCCTCCCCGCCGAGGGCGACGAGCTCCTCGTCCGCCGCACCATCTCCCGGAACGGCAGGAGCCGGGTCCACGTCAACGGCGCCCTGGCCACGGTCTCGCTCCTCGGCGGGCTCACCCGCGGGCTGGTCGATCTCTGCGGCCAGCACGAGCACATCTCGCTGCTCAAGCGGGAGCGGCACCTGGAGCTCCTCGACGGTTATGCGGGGATCGAGGCGGCGCGCCTCGCCTACGAGCGCCGCTACGCCGAGCTCCTCCGGCTGATCCGCGAGCGGGACGAGCTCCTCGCCGCGGCGCAGGAGCGGATCCGGCGCAGGGAGTGGCTCGAATTCCAGCTCAAGGAGCTGGACGAGGTGGCGCCGGAGGCGGGGGAGGACGAGCGGCTCGCAGAGGAGCGGCGGCTCCTCGCCTCCACCGAGCGGCTCCGGGAAGTGGCGGCCTCGGTGGAGAACGCGATCTACGCGGGGGAGGGCGCCGCTGCCGATCTGGTGGCGAGCGCGCTCCGGCGCCTCGAGGAGGCGGCGCGCCTCGACGAGCGGCTCACCGCGCCGGTGCAGCTCCTCGGATCGGCACGGGCGGAGCTGGACGAGGCGGGGCGGGTGCTGGGGCGCTACGCCTCGGGGCTCGGCGGCGACCCCGCCCGGCTGGCCGAGATCGACGAGCGGCTCGAGAGCCTGCGGCGCGTGGCCCGCAAGCATGGCGGCAGCCTCGCCGCAGCGCGGGAGCGCCAGGCCGAGATGCGGGGGGAGCTCGAGCGGCTCGGCGGCGAGGAGAGCCGCGCCGGATCCCTCGACGAGACGATCGAGCGGCTGGGCCGGGAGGTCCGCGCCGACGCGGCCCGGCTCTCGGCGGAGCGCCGCGCCGCTGCCGGTCGCTTCGGCGCGGCGGTGGGGGAGGAGCTGGTGCGGCTCGGCCTCGGCAAGGCCTCCCTCGGCGTCGGCTTCTCTCCAGCGGAGGGGATCGTCCTCGACGAGGAGCAGGTCGGGCCCCGGGGCCTCGAGGAGGCGGAATTCTTCTTCTCCGCCAACGCAGGGGAGGAGGAGCGGCCGCTGGTCCGGGCCGCGAGCGGCGGCGAGCTCTCCCGGGTCCTCCTCGCCCTGAAGCGTGTCCTCTCCCACGCCGATCCCGTGGGGATCTGGGTCTTCGACGAGGTCGACGCCGGGATCAGCGGCGCCACCGGTCTGGTGGTGGGGCAGATGCTCCGGCAGATCGCACGGGAGCGGCAGGTGCTCTGCGTCACCCACCTGCCCCAGGTGGCGGCCCATGCAGACGTGCACCTCCACGTCTCCAAGGAGGTGGTGGGCGAGCGGACCCACGGGAAGGTCGAGGTGCTCGGCGACGGCGAGGCCCGGCAGCGGAGCCTCGCGCGGATGCTCTCCGGGAGCGAGGAGCGGCCGGCAGCCCTCGCCGCTGCGGCGGAGCTCCTCGAGACCGTGCGCGAACGTCCTACACGCAGGCGCCGCCGTGCTGCATGA
- a CDS encoding Stp1/IreP family PP2C-type Ser/Thr phosphatase, with amino-acid sequence MRIRCVGQTDVGRRRERNEDAFLIDESLGLFVVADGMGGHAGGDIASRLAVETVGSVLREAAADPSGPFAAEAPLPESPLPDLLRSAVEKGCAAIFRRAQEEPELSGMGTTVTALLLREADAFFAHVGDSRAYLVRADLIQQISEDHSFVHEQVKAGVITAEEARYSRFKNIITRSVGFEEQVLVDLMGLVAEPGDVFVLCSDGLANLVEDHEIHDLAREKPLEDLPAALVDLANERGGDDNITVVAVRLES; translated from the coding sequence ATGAGGATTCGGTGCGTTGGACAGACCGACGTCGGCAGGCGGCGCGAGCGCAACGAAGATGCGTTCCTGATCGACGAATCCCTCGGGCTCTTCGTCGTCGCCGACGGCATGGGCGGCCACGCCGGCGGGGACATCGCCTCTCGTCTCGCGGTGGAGACGGTGGGATCGGTGCTGCGCGAGGCAGCCGCCGATCCCAGCGGCCCCTTCGCGGCGGAGGCGCCGCTGCCCGAGTCGCCGCTGCCGGATCTCCTCCGCAGCGCCGTGGAGAAGGGCTGCGCGGCGATCTTCCGGCGGGCGCAGGAAGAGCCGGAGCTCTCCGGCATGGGGACCACCGTCACCGCGCTGCTGCTGCGGGAGGCCGACGCCTTCTTCGCCCACGTGGGCGACAGCAGGGCCTACCTGGTGCGCGCCGACCTGATCCAGCAGATCTCCGAGGACCACTCCTTCGTCCACGAGCAGGTGAAGGCCGGGGTGATCACCGCCGAAGAGGCGCGTTACTCGCGGTTCAAGAACATCATCACCCGCTCGGTGGGCTTCGAGGAGCAGGTCCTGGTCGACCTGATGGGCCTCGTCGCCGAGCCCGGTGACGTCTTCGTCCTCTGCTCCGACGGCCTCGCCAACCTGGTCGAGGATCACGAGATCCACGACCTCGCCAGGGAGAAACCCCTCGAGGATCTCCCGGCGGCGCTCGTCGATCTCGCCAACGAGCGGGGCGGCGACGACAACATCACCGTCGTCGCGGTCCGCCTCGAGAGCTGA
- a CDS encoding M23 family metallopeptidase codes for MANRTYTLMVIPDRDSHTRRYRVQTRWLVRGGVALGLVLLALAGAGIHYASVLDRLGENRLLRDENTQLRTQLRLVQEKIVHIDETLDRVERFDQKLRAITALDDTERGLPIGPVDGPQGEEEPGAEQAGIGGNEPDEAIDDRLESLVEEAARNERSLAELHRYFEDQRSLLASTPSVWPARGWVTSDFGLRVDPYTAERVMHRGMDIANRPGTPVIAPADGVVVYAGVEGGYGKVLVVDHGYGVKTRYGHLADFAVRLGERVKRGQKLGGVGNTGRSTGPHLHYEVRVNGIPENPRKFLLE; via the coding sequence TTGGCAAACCGCACGTACACGTTGATGGTGATCCCGGACCGGGACTCGCACACCCGCAGGTACCGGGTGCAGACGCGCTGGCTGGTCCGCGGCGGTGTTGCCCTGGGGCTGGTGCTGCTCGCCCTCGCCGGGGCCGGGATCCACTACGCGAGTGTTCTCGACCGGCTCGGTGAGAACCGGCTGCTCCGCGACGAGAACACCCAGCTCCGGACCCAGCTCCGGCTGGTGCAGGAGAAGATCGTCCACATCGACGAGACCCTCGACCGCGTGGAGCGCTTCGACCAGAAGCTGCGCGCGATCACCGCCCTCGACGATACCGAGCGCGGCCTTCCCATCGGCCCGGTGGACGGTCCGCAGGGCGAGGAGGAGCCAGGGGCGGAGCAGGCCGGCATCGGCGGCAACGAGCCCGACGAGGCGATCGACGATCGCCTCGAGTCGCTGGTGGAGGAGGCGGCGCGCAACGAGCGCAGCCTGGCCGAGCTCCATCGCTACTTCGAGGACCAGCGCAGCCTCCTCGCCTCCACCCCGTCGGTGTGGCCCGCCCGTGGCTGGGTCACCTCGGATTTCGGCCTCCGGGTCGATCCCTATACGGCGGAGCGGGTGATGCACCGGGGGATGGACATCGCCAACCGGCCGGGTACGCCGGTAATCGCGCCCGCCGACGGCGTGGTGGTCTATGCCGGCGTGGAGGGGGGCTACGGCAAGGTCCTCGTCGTCGACCACGGCTACGGCGTGAAGACCCGCTACGGCCACCTCGCCGATTTCGCCGTCCGGCTGGGCGAGCGGGTGAAGCGCGGGCAGAAGCTCGGCGGCGTGGGCAATACCGGGCGCTCGACCGGCCCCCACCTCCACTACGAGGTCCGGGTCAACGGCATCCCCGAGAACCCCCGCAAATTCCTCCTCGAGTAG